The Fructilactobacillus myrtifloralis genome contains a region encoding:
- a CDS encoding LysR family transcriptional regulator, with protein MNRFVVFQKIIETGSFTKAAHELGYTQSSISQTVAGLEAEFNVQLLKRSRRGISLTPAGDKLYPEFQRLLRQYTDAQHLAQQITGLETGTVRIGASNSISRYWLPGLIKGFEQQHPHVHFTLFQGDYDEIRADVDSGKVDIGFLKHTRTKGLTTVPLKRERLLAVMPTDHPLAGQSVVSLAALKAQSNNLILIPEGTHSDVRAAFASLEINPNIKDQIQDDYTVLAMVEAGLGVSLVSELMVGNSDFHIHAAATEPAIAQAIEIAYQNHASLSVASQHFLDYVVSQRDQLP; from the coding sequence ATGAATCGCTTTGTCGTGTTCCAAAAAATCATTGAAACCGGGAGCTTTACCAAGGCGGCTCACGAACTTGGGTATACCCAGTCGTCCATTAGCCAAACCGTGGCCGGGCTGGAAGCCGAGTTTAACGTACAACTGCTTAAACGTTCCCGCCGAGGCATCAGCTTGACTCCCGCAGGCGATAAACTTTATCCCGAGTTTCAACGCCTGTTACGTCAGTACACGGATGCCCAACACCTCGCCCAGCAAATCACCGGTCTGGAAACCGGAACGGTACGGATTGGCGCGAGCAATAGTATCTCGCGCTACTGGTTACCGGGCTTAATCAAGGGCTTTGAACAACAACACCCGCACGTCCACTTCACCCTCTTTCAGGGTGATTATGACGAAATCCGCGCGGACGTTGATAGTGGTAAAGTGGACATTGGGTTTTTAAAGCACACCCGAACCAAGGGCCTGACCACCGTGCCGCTCAAGCGGGAGCGCTTGTTGGCGGTGATGCCCACCGACCATCCGTTGGCTGGTCAGTCCGTCGTTTCCCTCGCCGCTTTAAAGGCCCAGTCGAACAACCTGATTTTGATCCCCGAGGGCACTCACAGTGACGTCCGTGCGGCGTTTGCATCCTTGGAAATCAACCCCAACATTAAGGACCAAATTCAAGACGACTATACCGTTCTAGCCATGGTGGAGGCGGGGCTTGGGGTGAGCCTGGTCTCTGAACTAATGGTGGGTAATTCCGACTTTCACATCCACGCGGCGGCCACTGAGCCAGCAATTGCCCAAGCAATCGAGATTGCCTACCAGAATCATGCTAGTCTGTCCGTGGCCAGCCAACACTTTTTAGATTACGTGGTCTCCCAACGGGATCAGTTGCCATAA
- a CDS encoding phosphatase PAP2 family protein gives MIIKKDPSRPYKLVIATLLTIIIAVAVKTNSGFVNFLDTLVIGGVQHWDSNFMTSLFTIVSFLASPKMDVIWMILLAFILWGGRDKIPAVFAICLLVGGDALGFVVKHLVARDRPPMHLMKDTGYSFPSGHVLGTVLVLSIIWIVLVPMLNDRTSMWIVRMMLIIWLILVMLSRIYLNAHFPSDVVGAVTLAYAWLQVAEYLYVRYAPRLATIKGFQNSNY, from the coding sequence ATGATAATTAAAAAGGACCCAAGTCGCCCGTATAAATTAGTGATTGCGACCCTCCTGACGATTATAATCGCCGTGGCCGTTAAAACTAATTCCGGGTTCGTTAACTTTTTGGATACGTTAGTAATCGGTGGGGTGCAACATTGGGACTCGAACTTTATGACCAGTTTGTTTACCATTGTTAGCTTCCTCGCGAGTCCCAAGATGGACGTCATCTGGATGATTCTGTTAGCCTTCATCCTGTGGGGCGGTCGGGATAAAATTCCCGCCGTGTTTGCCATCTGCTTACTGGTCGGGGGCGATGCCCTCGGGTTTGTGGTGAAGCACTTAGTGGCCCGGGATCGGCCGCCGATGCACCTGATGAAGGATACGGGCTACAGTTTCCCGAGTGGGCACGTGCTCGGGACGGTGCTAGTGCTAAGCATCATTTGGATCGTGTTGGTTCCAATGCTGAATGACCGGACGAGTATGTGGATTGTGCGGATGATGCTAATCATCTGGTTGATTCTGGTAATGCTGTCCCGGATTTACCTAAACGCTCACTTTCCTAGTGACGTAGTGGGTGCGGTAACCTTGGCCTATGCCTGGCTGCAAGTGGCCGAATACCTCTACGTGCGGTATGCGCCACGGCTTGCGACCATTAAAGGCTTTCAAAATAGTAACTATTAA
- a CDS encoding sulfite exporter TauE/SafE family protein, which yields MLNSILLMLAVGVLVGILGAILGIGGGMIITPVLTLGMGLDIKYAIGASLIAVIATSSGATIAYLRDNVLNLRVAMFLEIATSVGAIVGALLTGILNPVFLYLLFGLLLFFSGANMVKKLWGKNSDQITHQDDKLAQDLRLNGSYYDKNLHKEIDYGVTNVPTGFGIMFGAGVASGLLGIGSGAFKVIAMDTFMKMPLKPSSSTSNLMMGVTAAASATIYFFNGSILPQIAVPMALGIIVGAALGSRIMQIMPTRLMRIIFIPILLYLGLQMILKGFGVSI from the coding sequence ATGCTAAATAGTATTTTACTAATGCTAGCTGTCGGCGTCTTGGTCGGCATCCTCGGGGCTATTCTCGGGATTGGTGGAGGAATGATTATCACCCCCGTACTGACGCTTGGAATGGGATTAGACATTAAATACGCGATTGGCGCGAGCCTGATTGCCGTCATCGCGACCAGTTCGGGAGCGACGATTGCCTACCTCCGTGATAACGTCTTAAACTTACGGGTGGCCATGTTTTTAGAGATTGCGACCTCCGTCGGCGCCATCGTCGGCGCCCTCTTGACTGGAATCTTAAATCCCGTGTTCCTCTACCTCTTGTTTGGCCTGCTTCTGTTCTTTTCCGGTGCGAACATGGTTAAAAAGCTGTGGGGAAAAAACAGTGACCAAATTACCCACCAGGATGACAAACTGGCCCAGGACCTGCGGCTCAACGGTTCTTACTACGACAAGAACCTCCACAAAGAAATCGACTATGGAGTTACCAACGTGCCGACCGGATTTGGCATCATGTTTGGAGCCGGCGTCGCTAGCGGATTGCTCGGAATTGGTTCCGGGGCGTTCAAGGTCATTGCCATGGATACCTTCATGAAGATGCCGCTCAAACCATCGAGTTCGACCAGTAACCTCATGATGGGGGTTACGGCAGCTGCCAGTGCTACAATCTACTTCTTTAACGGTTCCATTCTGCCCCAGATTGCCGTCCCAATGGCCCTTGGGATTATTGTGGGGGCAGCGCTTGGTTCCCGGATTATGCAAATCATGCCGACCCGGCTCATGCGGATCATCTTTATTCCGATCCTCTTGTACCTTGGCTTACAAATGATTCTAAAAGGATTTGGGGTGTCAATCTAA
- a CDS encoding DUF1634 domain-containing protein, producing the protein MKPEAKNETQEMHRVEMTIGTILRWGVIVAAAIMIVGLLFYLVDGSLGVASNYHVQNFHQLLQGLIAGKPYAIMMVGIFALILTPVLRVVVSIYSFYREHDRLYVIITSLVLLILLTSFVLGIEFQL; encoded by the coding sequence ATGAAACCAGAAGCAAAAAACGAAACCCAGGAAATGCACCGGGTGGAAATGACGATTGGAACCATCCTCCGGTGGGGGGTAATTGTGGCAGCCGCCATTATGATCGTGGGACTGCTCTTCTACCTCGTGGACGGCAGCTTGGGAGTGGCTTCTAACTACCACGTACAAAACTTCCATCAACTCCTCCAGGGCTTGATAGCTGGTAAACCGTACGCCATCATGATGGTCGGAATCTTTGCCCTGATTCTCACGCCCGTGTTACGGGTCGTCGTCTCAATCTACTCCTTTTACCGGGAACACGATCGTCTCTACGTCATCATCACCAGCCTGGTCCTGCTGATTCTCTTAACCAGCTTTGTCCTTGGCATCGAATTTCAACTTTAA
- a CDS encoding threonine/serine exporter family protein, which yields MLHLVIVIVGVYAATLGFALLINVSPKALNLGGVVAVAGYLVYLAYFTYIGGYVGANVVGAFSIGIFGMIAARYKKMPVIVFNTPALVPLVPGGQAYQVMKYVALNQPHMAFFYLTQVVMIAGSIAMGFLLAELFIQLFYYMKRRFNQKRSPS from the coding sequence ATGTTACATTTAGTGATTGTCATCGTGGGCGTCTATGCGGCCACGTTAGGCTTTGCCCTGTTAATTAACGTTTCACCCAAGGCACTAAACCTTGGGGGCGTCGTGGCGGTGGCGGGTTACCTCGTGTATTTGGCGTACTTTACCTACATCGGTGGGTACGTGGGTGCTAACGTCGTGGGAGCCTTTTCGATTGGGATCTTTGGGATGATTGCGGCGCGTTATAAAAAAATGCCGGTGATTGTCTTTAATACGCCGGCCTTAGTCCCGCTGGTGCCCGGGGGACAAGCCTACCAGGTTATGAAGTACGTGGCGTTAAACCAACCACACATGGCGTTTTTCTACCTGACCCAGGTCGTCATGATTGCCGGCTCGATTGCGATGGGCTTTTTACTAGCAGAGTTGTTTATTCAACTGTTTTACTACATGAAGCGACGCTTCAATCAAAAACGGAGTCCCTCATAG
- a CDS encoding threonine/serine exporter family protein — protein MRKQERKKTQSYKNKVVQTCLLAGKILIENGSELNRVSDTIKRIAMNAGLDDLNAYVTITGLMISANDEAGAQIKEIEQRNFDLRRIAAVNKLSRRFAEHKLTIFQFYRLLLKVEHIGLYYPFWLLMVAAAVLSGAITVVFNNDLPDFFITSLVGMFGWLIFRELSLRVQASFISEFVSAMAIGAMAIYAVRLGLGQSTDNIIIGAVMPLVPGVPITNAVRDLISGNLISGPARGVEALICACALGFGVSLALIWLG, from the coding sequence GTGCGCAAACAGGAACGCAAAAAAACGCAATCATATAAAAATAAGGTCGTCCAGACGTGTCTGCTCGCGGGCAAAATTTTGATTGAAAACGGATCCGAACTGAATCGGGTTTCAGATACGATTAAACGAATTGCCATGAACGCGGGTTTAGATGATTTAAACGCCTACGTGACGATTACCGGACTCATGATTTCCGCGAACGACGAGGCCGGAGCGCAGATTAAGGAAATTGAGCAACGCAACTTTGATTTACGCCGGATTGCCGCCGTTAACAAACTATCGCGGCGGTTTGCCGAACACAAGTTGACGATTTTTCAGTTTTACCGCCTGTTGCTCAAGGTGGAACACATTGGCCTCTATTATCCCTTCTGGTTGTTGATGGTGGCGGCCGCGGTCTTATCCGGAGCGATTACCGTGGTCTTTAACAACGATCTTCCGGATTTCTTCATTACCAGTCTGGTGGGGATGTTTGGCTGGCTGATTTTTCGCGAGCTCAGCCTGCGTGTGCAGGCTAGTTTCATCAGTGAGTTTGTGTCAGCGATGGCGATCGGGGCGATGGCCATTTACGCGGTCCGGCTCGGCCTCGGACAGAGTACCGATAACATCATCATTGGAGCCGTCATGCCCCTCGTTCCAGGGGTCCCGATTACGAATGCCGTCCGGGACTTAATCTCTGGGAATCTGATTAGTGGTCCAGCGCGGGGCGTGGAGGCGCTGATTTGTGCCTGTGCCCTCGGGTTTGGGGTCTCGCTCGCATTGATTTGGTTAGGATAG
- a CDS encoding cation diffusion facilitator family transporter: MSEREEQLTGRRFLSVTLLNSAITLLEFIGGLLSGSLSLLSDAAHNLGDSLSIIFSYGAHVLSKRKQTRVNTYGFKRAEILAALFNSLFLVLLSLFLLGEAVSRLWHPAPVESGVMIWVAVISAAANLLSTVLLNRGAQHNLNLKATYLHLLSDALASLGIIVGGGLILWTGWTFIDPLITMIVAVYIMLESLPVIKKTVSILMECAPHLDYAAINRDLLAIPGVKKVHHVHALMVDENSIVFSAHVNMDNMELNEVQQLYAQINRVLKDRYQIDHVTIQPETTQGADEAFFYDRDYDI; this comes from the coding sequence ATGTCAGAACGAGAAGAACAACTAACGGGGCGCCGCTTTTTAAGCGTGACGCTGTTAAATTCGGCGATTACACTCCTAGAGTTTATCGGAGGGTTGCTGTCGGGCAGTTTGTCGTTACTGTCTGACGCGGCGCATAACCTGGGAGATTCGTTGTCGATCATCTTTAGTTACGGGGCCCACGTGCTGAGTAAGCGGAAGCAAACGCGGGTGAATACCTACGGGTTTAAACGGGCCGAGATTCTGGCAGCGCTGTTTAACTCGCTCTTTCTGGTCCTGCTGTCACTCTTTTTACTGGGAGAGGCCGTTAGTCGGCTTTGGCACCCGGCGCCCGTTGAAAGTGGCGTGATGATTTGGGTGGCGGTAATTAGTGCCGCCGCGAACCTCCTGTCAACCGTGCTCCTAAACCGGGGTGCGCAGCATAATTTAAACCTGAAGGCGACCTACCTTCATTTGTTAAGCGACGCGCTAGCCTCGTTAGGGATTATTGTTGGGGGAGGTCTGATTCTCTGGACCGGCTGGACCTTCATTGATCCCCTGATTACGATGATTGTGGCGGTTTACATTATGCTGGAAAGCTTGCCGGTCATCAAAAAGACGGTGTCAATTTTAATGGAGTGTGCGCCGCACTTGGATTACGCTGCGATTAACCGCGACTTACTGGCAATTCCGGGCGTGAAGAAGGTCCACCACGTGCACGCCTTGATGGTCGATGAAAATAGCATCGTGTTTTCGGCCCACGTGAACATGGACAACATGGAACTAAACGAGGTGCAACAGCTTTATGCCCAAATTAATCGGGTTTTAAAGGATCGGTACCAGATTGATCACGTGACCATTCAACCAGAAACGACGCAGGGGGCCGATGAAGCCTTCTTTTATGACCGTGATTACGATATTTAG
- a CDS encoding nucleoside 2-deoxyribosyltransferase produces MAQIYLAGPFFSEDQIARIEKVEQALTANPTVRDFFSPRKHQSTQHPQFTKPWATEIYQADIENLRAADAVVAIIDFTEDHVDSGTAFEIGYAVQLGTPVIVLHEKTGTVNLMIGESLHAYLTSPAAVADYDFNTLPANEYDGEFI; encoded by the coding sequence ATGGCACAAATTTATTTAGCTGGTCCATTTTTTAGCGAGGATCAGATTGCACGGATTGAAAAAGTGGAACAGGCTTTGACGGCCAACCCCACGGTCCGGGACTTTTTTTCTCCCCGTAAGCACCAATCCACCCAGCATCCCCAGTTTACGAAACCCTGGGCCACGGAAATTTACCAGGCCGATATTGAAAATTTGCGCGCAGCGGACGCGGTAGTGGCAATCATTGATTTTACCGAGGACCACGTGGACAGTGGCACGGCCTTTGAAATTGGCTATGCGGTGCAACTGGGGACGCCAGTCATCGTGCTTCATGAAAAGACCGGAACGGTTAACCTCATGATTGGGGAAAGTTTACATGCCTACTTAACAAGTCCAGCGGCCGTGGCTGACTATGACTTTAACACCCTGCCGGCTAACGAATACGATGGTGAATTTATTTAA